CTATGGATTAGTTATTgctgttttggtcttaagacgacatggaatatcattgtaatatggatttatataatgatcttattgtaatatcttttaggtggccgacctaattggtttaggccttagggtttgtataaaatgatgtaagatctcattgtaaatcatggtatgggaatggaatgagtgtttgtggtcttggaatgcaatatcatatgtgaaggagatttggtcaatcataggtgatcaaatttggattaaggaagaggtcaaaggccttcgatattgagcttaaccagaactataatcaggcatggtagatgctatttctagcagttctttattctggattgttgtccatttatcttgagatggttgtagcctctttgtagtcaatgaaactcttttataatgagcagtatgctctaggtagtgtgccttcctccatgtgcagacccctcattgtatcacatgttttctgcagaagtatcatctaactgtgggtaggcttcccaccatggtttttccctttctggtttttccacatataaatcatggtgttatgtggtatggttgatttgcattgattgtctatttaattgttaagttgtattgtttaccgatatctattcCTACCAGCATATATATATGCTTTACTagtacttgatctgtttaaaggttattaCTTGTGGATTAAAAGTGATAATCtggtaacaactgattcacccccccccccccccccccctcttagttgttcactggttatcctaacagggTCTCCATCATTCCATTATAATTTTGGCTCGCATTCTCATTTGTAATCTCCAAAATATTGCTTGAATCCCCATAAATATCCttaagaatttcttgggaatcctCTGGGTCGGGACTCTTTGTTGAATCTTGGCTAGATAGGTTATTACCTTTAGTGACTAGAGGCACCAAAGGAACCCCAATTTCCACTTTCAAGTTAACATCCTTGATCAGTACAATGGAACCCTAACTTGGGATGTCTCCAAGACAATCTCACCATCTTCCCTTTCATTGGAAACGGTTTATGGGATTTTGGATGTTGGCTCCTGGATTCCCAAATCATTCTAAATACCTAAGACATCCTTCTTTTTAGGGGGAATCAAAGAGTCCTCTTTTCTCTTTCTATCTTTTTCTCCATTTTGGATATCTTTTATCTCAATACCATCCCCACCGGGCTTTATTTTACaagttttcttaggtttgcaatgGGATTTCTCTTTCTCCTTGCTAGCATTTAGCGGATATCTCTTTTCCCAATGCCCTCCTCTTCTACAATTAAAACATGCAAAAGGGATAGATTCAAATTCAATAGCTTGAGTCCAAGAGCCCAACTTCAATTGTATTTCAATAGAGGATGGTAAGTCGGCGTTCTGGGAGATACCCACATAGATTCTAGCAAACAAAAACCTTTTCCTAGCCATCGCCATTGGATCTATTGACAAGAGCTCTCCAAATGAGTTAGCCAAGCCTCTAAAAACATCTTCATTCCAATATTCCATTGGAAGGCTCAGAAGCCTGGCCCAAACTAGGACATTTTCAAAAATGGAATCCAAGAGGTCCAAGTTTGTGGTCCATTTCTTAAGAGACAAGGAGGACTTGCCAATAACCCAGGGACCACCACTCCTCACAACCATAATATCCTCCATACAGGAAAACTCAAAAGCAAAGTAATCCTTAGAGAGTGCCAAAACAAGAACCTAGCCATTGGTTCTCCACTTCCTTTTGACAAAgtccctaacaacatcaatgtttgGCCTAGGACCCATAAATTTTCCAACCAACATTCTTTCCATGAGATAAATATTGTGATCTCTTACCAAATCAAGGACAAAAAATAACAAACTTACCCTTCGCTGGATCAAAGACGATATTGACTAGAGGTAACATAGATTTACCATTAGGTTTCACTCCAAACAGAGACGACCATAATTATGGTTTGGTACGTTCACCTCCAACGGCCCCCACCTCATTTTGGATTCTTTTATCATCATTGTGTCCTTGAGTGATTCTAATAGGCACTTTGCAATCTTTGGGAAAGGGGGACACCTGAGAGGGCCTAATCTTCTCATTCCCTCTATGAAGATTGCCATCATTCGAGTCACCCCTACCCCTTGGGTCCACCTGAATATTTTTATCTAGGTCTATCACTTTTGACTCCTCCTTTTTCTTTCTCATCACTCGACCCCTGCACCATGTCATCATGTGACTCCTCAAAGCCTGCACCTTCATAGCCTACACCATTACTCGAAGATTCAAAATTTCTCTTTTCCTTCCCGTTCTCCTGCACCATTCCTTATGCATCTTGTTAGTGTTAGTATCTGAAGGATATTTTCTCCTATTATCCACTAATTTCTCACCTCTACTAGGGAAATATCAAATTACATAGTGGAAGGTATTTGTTACTTTTTCCTCCTAATGAATTAGGTATTCTTATTTATCTTTAAAGTACGATGACCCACTTGACCACATAAGTTATAATTAATCAATGAAATTTAAAATTCAACAAATTTCTCCCATTTTCCATACTTAAAAGAAAAGGTGAGCTTAGAAGTGAGCACCTTATTTTTTCCATTAAAACAAAAATTCTCACATATAATAGATGCTTCATGAATTTAGTGATAGGGTCAACAACACATAATTTCCCAAAGGAGTTGGCAACGGGCATAAGGATACTTTCACTCTAAAACTCTATAGGTATACCTAGTAGTCAATCCCAAAATAGGAACTTGAACTCATTCACATGCTTTAAAACTAGGGGACCATTTTATCAAGGTAGAGTCCATCCCAAAAAACCATTATtattagaaaagaaaaagaagggaaAAATATGAAACATTGCAGTTACCTTAATCTTTCAATTCTCAAACATAAGAGACCCATCTTATTATAGTACCAATATTTAGAATATTTTCACAAAATGTCTAAAGAAGTGATCTCCCCAAATACTCTGAAGACTCATCAAAAAAAGTATCATGAATTTCCACTTCAATCTCCTTCAAACAAAGAGAATCATGATCCCTAGGTGAAGGAAAAGGGCCAACCTCAAGAGGAGAAGCAACTACATAAGGCTCAATAACATTCTACAAGTAGATAGACTAGAAGCCTCTAAAGTATCCACACCCATAACTTTACCAACACAATTTACTGAGGCTTTTGCAGCCTATGTTGGGGTCAAGTTAGCTAATAAGATGGGCATGAGAAGGGTTTGGCTCAAATGTGATTCCCTAAACATTATTAATGGTCTAAAGGGGTCTGTCTactccaaaaataataataataactctaattgaagtctcaaccctaagtttggacattcatctggtaaagttactattttcatggctagtgcttaTTTAGTTATTGACCTAGGGACGTAGTACTTAAAATGGGTCtccactatatatgcactaagttccttcaatggctattttgtgTTACTGTAGCAAAtaacattatgcaaaaaggaaaggtaagaatggaaattatgaaaggctataggaaaaacatataaaaacaatgctggaaagatttaatatagataacaaaaattactctattctggcttggctgtaggaacagtcaaagcaagaacttctactacaactaaagaaaaactaatttcaatgagcacacacaggatcactcaccaagtgggtccccttggatgagtgatatcaagcttccagaaaactacctttaacggatcagaacaacataatttttattcattgcttcttgaaagtgattacatattttgaaaagaaacttaagAATGCTTATTAAAAATCCTCTAGTCTATTCCTTTCTCTTATGTCTAACCTCCAAggaaaaggaagagcttattaataaAGAGAATATCAACtataatagacaacacaaatcacgtccagaagaagaggtggatgattgattgataaagaagataactagagcttggctgcaggaaacatggatctaaaccgaaccacagtctttgcatgtcgtGGATGTGTTATGCAAATTAAATGCCCACTAAAGTTAAACTTCGATTGTGTTGCTTGGCTGCTCTGCCTATGCCGTACCTTGCGCTTGCTCAGCTCCTCTTCAGTTATCTCTTACGtgatctttccttcttcaagtgtgAAAGGGGAATATCCACcgcg
The nucleotide sequence above comes from Cryptomeria japonica chromosome 11, Sugi_1.0, whole genome shotgun sequence. Encoded proteins:
- the LOC131051512 gene encoding uncharacterized protein LOC131051512, giving the protein MEDIMVVRSGGPWVIGKSSLSLKKWTTNLDLLDSIFENVLVWARLLSLPMEYWNEDVFRGLANSFGELLSIDPMAMARKRFLFARIYVGISQNADLPSSIEIQLKLGSWTQAIEFESIPFACFNCRRGGHWEKRYPLNASKEKEKSHCKPKKTCKIKPGGDGIEIKDIQNGEKDRKRKEDSLIPPKKKDVLGI